One Chaetodon trifascialis isolate fChaTrf1 chromosome 13, fChaTrf1.hap1, whole genome shotgun sequence DNA segment encodes these proteins:
- the LOC139341476 gene encoding sprouty-related, EVH1 domain-containing protein 2-like yields MIEETHPNDDSYIVRVKAVVMTRDDSSGGWLAQDGGALTRVGVCRLLPPELAPVPASSFSQFLIRGERLRDKQVILDCPLRKDLVYTIATPTFHHWKVEDRKCGLSFQSPADARAFDRGVRKAIEDLAEGSTTSSTALQNEGELGDDDVFTNTTDSSSNSSQKLESSLQPLESSPLPQRHKCMLGHRHDLHDPYRLSDHYFLDQPLSRLPRHVTFQEDEEIVRINPRERSWERTTKRHHGRPSDRSWLTGYEDYRHATVRDKFIQMDDSESYVHFAKTEAQKDDYSYPLAPALSPSDSDPALGPLVSKGHGSSYRQGFSSVVCSQPRSFLPSSSPSTNGGKGRKEDGVERAQCEHCGEAFYVSDNRRGRCQDAPDPVRACIRRVSCMWLADTMLYHCMSDPEGDYSDPCSCDGAEGSGGGRLGSRWLALLGLSLVAPCLCLYPPLHACHRAGLRCGCCGGRHKALS; encoded by the exons TGACAGCTACATCGTGCGTGTAAAAGCGGTGGTGATGACGCGGGACGACTCGAGCGGCGGCTGGCTGGCCCAGGACGGCGGAGCTCTCACCAGGGTTGGGGTGTGCCGCCTCCTGCCCCCAGAGCTTGCACCCGTGCCGGCCTCCAGCTTTTCCCAGTTCCTCATCCGTGGGGAGCGGCTGCGAGACAAACAG GTGATCCTGGACTGTCCGCTGAGGAAGGACCTCGTGTACACCATAGCAACGCCCACGTTTCACCATTGGAaggtggaggacaggaagtgtggCCTGTCCTTCCAGAGTCCAGCTGACGCCAGAGCGTTCGACAGGGGGGTACGGAAAGCCATCGAGGACCTGGCTGAAG gctccaccacctcctctacAGCACTCCAGAACGAGGGCGAACTGGGTGACGACGACGTCTTTACT AACACCACAGACAGCTCATCCAACTCCTCCCAGAAACTGGAGAGCTCTCTGCAGCCGCTCGAGTCCTCGCCCCTTCCGCAGAGACAcaagtgcatgctgggacatCGCCATGACCTCCACGACCCCTACCGGCTCTCAGACCACTACTTCTTGGACCAG ccgTTGTCTCGGCTTCCCCGTCATGTCACCTTCCAGGAGGACGAGGAAATCGTCCGGATCAACCCTCGGGAGCGCAGCTGGGAGCGAACCACCAAGCGTCATCACGGACGGCCGTCGGATCGCTCCTGGCTCACGGGCTACGAGGACTACCGCCACGCCACTGTGCGTGACAAATTCATCCAAATGGACGACTCTGAGTCCTACGTCCACTTTGCCAAGACGGAGGCGCAGAAGGACGACTACTCCTACCCGCTGGCACCGGCCCTGTCGCCCTCAGACTCTGACCCCGCCCTCGGACCCTTGGTCAGTAAGGGCCACGGCAGCTCGTATCGCCAAGGCTTCTCCTCTGTGGTGTGCTCCCAGCCCCGCTCCTTCCTCCCGAGCTCCTCCCCGTCCACCAATGGGGGAAAGGGGCGGAAGGAGGACGGGGTGGAGCGCGCTCAGTGCGAGCACTGCGGCGAGGCCTTTTACGTCTCCGACAACCGGAGAGGCCGGTGCCAGGACGCGCCAGACCCTGTGCGGGCGTGCATCCGGCGGGTCAGCTGCATGTGGCTGGCAGACACAATGCTCTACCACTGCATGTCAGACCCAGAGGGGGACTACTCGGACCCCTGCTCCTGCGACGGGGCCGAGGGCAGCGGGGGAGGCCGGCTCGGCTCGCGCTGGCTAGCTCTGCTCGGCCTGTCTCTGGTGGCGCCCTGCCTCTGCCTCTACCCGCCTCTCCACGCTTGCCACCGGGCGGGGCTCAGGTGCGGCTGCTGCGGGGGCCGACACAAGGCCCTGAGCTGA